From the Alkalibacter rhizosphaerae genome, one window contains:
- a CDS encoding NusG domain II-containing protein, with the protein MKKKDLFFIGIVVVIALASLLAFQLLKDADAKLDLIITIDGQEYKRMPLTEDTNEVIRVENEGNLNIVTIQNGQVRVSEASCPDQICVHTAPADENGEMIVCLPNKVIVEVKAND; encoded by the coding sequence TTGAAGAAAAAAGATCTTTTTTTTATCGGCATCGTCGTTGTCATTGCCCTTGCCAGTTTGTTGGCTTTTCAATTACTGAAAGATGCGGATGCCAAATTGGATCTGATCATCACCATCGATGGTCAGGAATACAAACGAATGCCTCTGACCGAAGACACAAATGAAGTGATCAGAGTGGAAAACGAGGGCAACCTCAATATTGTTACGATCCAAAACGGCCAGGTCAGAGTCTCAGAGGCCTCCTGTCCGGATCAGATCTGCGTGCACACAGCACCTGCTGATGAAAACGGGGAGATGATCGTATGTCTGCCCAACAAAGTGATCGTTGAAGTAAAGGCAAATGATTGA
- a CDS encoding Gx transporter family protein, whose translation MNNNTKRLVFISMLVTQAMILSYIETLLPAIPIQGAKLGLANIATVLALSTLPLRSCLLIVVARTFLTGLLFGNMASIIYSISGGILSLLAMFLMMRMFNNTMSLVSVSILGAIMHNLGQLGVAMIILENSRLIVLLPYLFLIAIPTGLFVGMVSKYLLRYLSSNHFNFKTNR comes from the coding sequence ATGAATAACAATACGAAACGACTTGTTTTTATCTCCATGTTGGTGACACAGGCCATGATTTTAAGTTATATTGAAACCTTGTTGCCCGCCATTCCCATTCAAGGTGCCAAGTTGGGACTGGCCAATATAGCAACTGTACTGGCATTATCTACACTTCCCCTCCGGTCTTGCTTGCTGATCGTTGTTGCTAGAACATTTTTGACCGGCTTGCTTTTCGGAAACATGGCTTCCATCATCTATTCCATTAGTGGTGGTATTCTGAGTTTACTGGCCATGTTCCTCATGATGCGCATGTTCAACAATACCATGAGTCTGGTCAGTGTCAGCATCTTGGGAGCCATCATGCATAATTTGGGGCAACTGGGCGTTGCCATGATCATCCTGGAAAACTCCAGATTGATCGTATTGCTCCCATACTTGTTTTTGATTGCAATACCTACCGGACTATTTGTCGGCATGGTTTCCAAATATCTGCTTCGATACTTGTCGAGCAATC
- a CDS encoding NAD(P)/FAD-dependent oxidoreductase, which produces MSKKQILILGGSYAGVKAAKTLHKAFKKDENVEITVIDRHSYHTLMTELHEVAGHRTDPESIKIDLKRIFAGRKVNVVVDDIVDFDLENKKLSSRSKTYNYDYLIMGTGNEPNFFGIEGAKENAHTLWSYEDAIRLREHIEIMFMKASCEPDEKERRKLLTFAVCGGGFTGVEMVGELGEAKKHLAKKYDVNPKEVSIYNIEAMDRILNMLESDAQVEKVEKRYKKLGIRLLKNTPIVKIDDDSFTVKDGTQIPTYTLIWTAGIKNTGLVSSIGLDIGRCDRVNVNDYMQPSINGKTVENIYIVGDSACYIPEDDQPMPQIVEAAEQSAHTAAKNIISMIKGGELHKHEQKYHGFMVSVGSRYAVADVGFKSSGWFAMFVKHMVNVYYQFMVGGVRQIWNYAGHEFFHIKNKRSFVGGHFSSASKNFWKIPLRLWLGYMWLVEGVVKITEGWFSEPKVINMMNMIAGYDAGGGDGGTAASAATTGTAASGAAETYTAASGAAEAVTAASGATGGGGAEVVSELPGIFQWAVDKTPSGYGDSLMTAPKFMLDIMNKWMTPIEVPVQTVMVMMEIIIGLCLIAGLFTFVSSAASIVIGIGIVFTGMADASMIWYIVAGFATLQGAGSSFGLDYYVIPMLKNLWSKIRIVRKSYLYFDYSE; this is translated from the coding sequence ATGTCTAAGAAACAGATTCTTATTCTTGGAGGAAGTTATGCCGGTGTCAAGGCAGCAAAAACATTGCATAAAGCTTTCAAAAAGGATGAAAACGTCGAAATCACCGTTATAGACAGGCACAGTTATCATACATTGATGACGGAACTTCACGAAGTAGCTGGTCACAGAACGGATCCCGAATCCATAAAAATCGACTTGAAGCGAATTTTCGCCGGTCGAAAAGTCAACGTGGTCGTCGACGACATTGTAGATTTCGATCTGGAGAACAAGAAGTTGTCTTCTAGATCCAAAACCTACAACTACGACTACCTTATTATGGGGACTGGAAATGAACCAAACTTCTTTGGCATCGAAGGAGCCAAGGAAAATGCACACACTTTGTGGTCTTATGAAGATGCCATCCGATTGAGAGAGCATATCGAGATCATGTTTATGAAAGCTTCCTGCGAGCCGGATGAGAAAGAAAGACGAAAACTTCTCACCTTTGCCGTATGTGGAGGAGGATTCACCGGAGTGGAAATGGTCGGTGAACTGGGCGAAGCCAAAAAGCACTTGGCCAAGAAGTACGACGTCAACCCTAAAGAGGTTTCCATCTACAACATCGAAGCCATGGATCGCATCCTCAACATGCTGGAAAGCGATGCACAAGTCGAAAAAGTAGAAAAAAGATACAAAAAGCTCGGCATCCGATTATTGAAAAATACGCCCATCGTCAAAATCGACGACGATTCCTTTACCGTCAAAGATGGAACGCAGATCCCTACCTATACATTGATCTGGACTGCCGGCATCAAAAATACCGGTTTGGTATCCAGCATCGGTTTGGATATCGGTCGATGCGATCGGGTCAACGTCAATGATTACATGCAACCATCCATAAACGGAAAAACGGTGGAAAACATCTACATTGTCGGAGACAGCGCATGCTATATCCCGGAAGACGATCAGCCCATGCCTCAAATCGTGGAAGCCGCAGAACAATCTGCTCATACGGCTGCTAAAAACATCATCTCCATGATCAAAGGCGGCGAACTCCACAAGCACGAACAAAAGTATCATGGTTTCATGGTTTCCGTAGGATCCCGATATGCTGTTGCCGATGTCGGTTTCAAAAGTTCCGGATGGTTTGCCATGTTTGTCAAGCACATGGTCAATGTATATTATCAATTCATGGTTGGCGGCGTACGACAAATCTGGAACTACGCAGGTCATGAATTCTTTCACATCAAGAATAAGCGATCTTTTGTCGGCGGACACTTCTCCAGCGCTTCCAAGAATTTCTGGAAGATCCCATTGCGATTATGGCTGGGTTACATGTGGCTGGTGGAAGGTGTAGTCAAGATCACGGAAGGTTGGTTTAGCGAACCGAAAGTCATCAACATGATGAACATGATCGCCGGTTATGACGCTGGCGGTGGTGATGGCGGAACGGCAGCTTCCGCTGCAACAACTGGAACTGCAGCATCTGGAGCAGCTGAAACTTATACAGCAGCCTCCGGTGCAGCAGAAGCTGTCACAGCAGCTTCCGGTGCTACCGGCGGTGGCGGTGCAGAAGTAGTCTCTGAACTTCCGGGCATCTTCCAGTGGGCCGTAGATAAAACGCCCTCCGGTTATGGTGATTCTCTGATGACTGCGCCAAAGTTCATGTTGGATATCATGAACAAGTGGATGACACCTATCGAAGTTCCAGTGCAAACAGTAATGGTAATGATGGAGATCATCATTGGTCTTTGCCTGATCGCAGGTCTTTTCACTTTCGTAAGCTCTGCTGCAAGCATCGTGATCGGAATCGGCATCGTCTTTACGGGAATGGCCGACGCGTCCATGATCTGGTACATCGTAGCCGGCTTTGCTACATTGCAAGGTGCGGGTTCATCCTTCGGTTTGGACTATTACGTCATTCCGATGTTGAAAAATTTGTGGTCAAAGATACGGATCGTAAGGAAATCGTATCTATACTTTGATTATTCTGAATAA